One region of Podospora bellae-mahoneyi strain CBS 112042 chromosome 1 map unlocalized CBS112042p_1.2, whole genome shotgun sequence genomic DNA includes:
- a CDS encoding uncharacterized protein (antiSMASH:Cluster_1) translates to MPFKYGGPQEAGMIKTHDRFEIQAWPECAQFGRPLPNCSSLKLEGLTKEVAIPHRFWKSGYASAQDMPCYTLRVLGLRDEEWEDDEDRIGHITFDQYRMPSSNDDFENNPPTRYKNLQVLLITLQKEQADNTSGLSGDGKGFEAAY, encoded by the exons ATGCCCTTCAAGTACGGAGGCCCACAGGAGGCAGGTATGATCAAGACGCACGATCGCTTCGAAATTCAAGCTTGGCCGGAGTGTGCCCAGTTCGGTCGACCGCTTCCAAACTGTTCATCTCTGAAGCTGGAGGGCCTCACCAAAGAGGTCGCTATTCCCCACCGGTTCTGGAAAAGCGGGTATGCGTCTGCCCAGGACATGCCCTGCTACACACTTCGCGTGCTTGGGTTACGCGACGAAGagtgggaggatgacgaagatAGGATTGGGCATATCACTTTCGATCAGTACCGAATGCCGAGCTCCAATGACGACTTTGAGAATAATCCGCCAACTCGGTATAAGAACCTTCAGGTACTCCTTATTACGCTGCAGAAAGAGCAAGCGGACAATACATCGGGTCTGTCCGGAGATGGGAAGGGTTTTGAAGCAGC ATACTGA
- a CDS encoding uncharacterized protein (antiSMASH:Cluster_1; CAZy:AA9; COG:G; EggNog:ENOG503PAYR): MHFPTITVAAFAVAPQLASAHFLFPHLMLNGVRTGAFEYVREHDFGFMPHNNDWINSPDFRCNEGSWRHRREPKTAQVTAGRDTVGFNLHLDFGIYHPGPVTIYLSKAPGDVRDYDGSGDWFKVYQLGTMMPWNGTDQGWLTRDKKNFQFRLPSEIPAGQYLMRIEQMSVHPPYRQKEWYVQCAHLNIASNYNGRAPGPTIRFPGGYKISDPAIQLDSWAKPPPNFAPMPGPQLWPN; encoded by the exons ATGCACTTCCCTACCATTACCGTGGCTGCCTTCGCGGTTGCTCCTCAGCTGGCATCCGCGCACTTTCTCTTTCCCCACCTGATGCTCAACGGTGTGCGCACTGGCGCCTTTGAGTATGTCCGTGAACACGACTTCGGCTTTATGCCGCACAACAACGACTGGATCAACTCACCCGACTTCCGCTGCAACGAGGGTTCCTGGAGACACCGCCGCGAGCCCAAGACGGCACAGGTCACTGCTGGTCGAGACACTGTTGGGTTCAACCTGCACCTTGACTTTGGCATCTACCACCCAGGACCGGTTACT ATCTACCTCTCCAAAGCCCCCGGCGACGTCCGCGACTATGATGGCTCGGGCGACTGGTTCAAGGTCTACCAGCTCGGCACGATGATGCCCTGGAACGGCACCGACCAGGGCTGGCTCACCCGCGACAAGAAGAACTTTCAATTCCGTCTGCCGTCTGAGATTCCCGCTGGCCAGTATCTGATGCGTATTGAGCAGATGAGTGTCCAC CCACCGTACAGGCAGAAGGAGTGGTACGTCCAGTGCGCTCACCTCAACATCGCAAGCAATTACAATGGACGCGCCCCCGGTCCGACTATCCGCTTCCCGGGCGGTTACAAGATCAGTGACCCGGCGATCCAGCTTGACAGCTGGGCTAAACCTCCCCCGAACTTTGCGCCCATGCCTGGCCCGCAGCTTTGGCCTAACTAG